One genomic region from Halobacteria archaeon AArc-dxtr1 encodes:
- a CDS encoding N-6 DNA methylase, with protein sequence MSQAALAHRPYTNSNLFTSHYLDERIHDRDEWNCDDGAQAALTELQALYDLEKDLVDGYAEDPLIDNWIDEVLDILGYGTNVETTVPDRGGFIDILLFEDTGARRDAVKVSLDTHESSDRFDHGIGLVEAKQWDADFSARVNDQRPYRNASHQIKHHLERTPENIQWGILTNGRKWRLYGTNDYETQTYYEVDLPELLERGDLKAFKYFYTFFRPAAFHERGGTTFLDDVWSESETAAQQLGADLQDNVFTALRVLGKGFIETNDLALDPDGDGRNELKEQSLVLLYRLIFLLYAESRGLIHPENQAAVDEYEQNFSLDALRLEIHDEIGEVDDGFDDVYSEHSTTMWHRLENLFRLIDEGEESLGIPPYNGGLFNQETHSFLTDHEISDQYLAEVIYRVSTTENDDGRYVLADYADLDTRHLGSVYEGLLEHQFRIAPEEYAAVEADGGQVWRPATEVAVADAVETVEEGDLYVVNDEGERKATGAYYTPDYVVTYIVEETVGPLVDEIRADLEEQGFEPGSYEYLGAFYRRVTNLNVLDPAMGSGHFLTRATEYLSRQVMDEVLDVEEATAFDEHHVRREIAKECIYGLDLNGMAVELAKLSMWLETLAADHPLAFLDHHLKTGNSLVGSDVTTVLAKDAEANGGQLTLQQSSAHVRERTPDYVMDLMQELLKIDNETLEDVKSMEELYEDVRSDAFYQRLFELTNVHTAEQFGLDVPEGAYEQMAQVIDDETAWAEVSEEDWFTTAQAMSEQESFFHWELEFPEVFFTIDGEKLEDGGFDAVIGNPPWVILSDDLQRAYLWREYDYQSGQPDLYRFFIEKCSDLSQYRYGLITPSSWLRIPAATALRESLITPQLLESVAKVPSDAFPEVAANMVTFVATLTETQEAIRVDSLDDSNPPSTDHWISYPTHIADEYRIPLAHGGSSELAIVEKMGDSGVTLGDIGTSTVGYQLYHTDIHSADTIQDESHHSDTPVDDDFVPEIRAGSLYRFYVDPEPDGYVDLSAEFFRIPPETYRDGDRILVREVPGPDGIVSAQTSDELLFPKSVISLVTDSSVSTRYLTALLNSNLLAFEFLVTGEKSSQDLFPRISGSALQRLSIHDTPASVFLQEQTPIRAALSDLQERTDLDDGICDDPIETILEALSAVMKRCGTERQTVNCSLLDYLGTYADGHSLSEVGLVQPPEGATDSSLTETAEDRDNLRIGDVKLLRESPTSVEIRLTVRYKPDTEDVHETDQWGYTETDFEPALRISDLTETEADLIEAFVPVAVDEAGGFANFRETATTTMSPLDRLRTLTLPAVDDVRDGLESYRKTTARAAELETTMERTNELIDQIVYELYGLTDEEIAIVEEAVGD encoded by the coding sequence ATGAGCCAGGCGGCCCTCGCCCACCGGCCATACACGAACTCGAATCTATTCACCAGCCACTACCTCGATGAACGAATCCACGATCGCGACGAATGGAACTGTGACGACGGCGCTCAGGCAGCGCTGACCGAGTTGCAGGCGCTGTACGATCTGGAAAAAGACCTGGTCGACGGCTACGCCGAAGATCCACTCATCGACAACTGGATCGACGAGGTGCTCGATATTCTCGGCTACGGGACCAACGTCGAAACCACCGTTCCTGACAGGGGTGGGTTCATTGACATTCTCCTCTTCGAAGACACGGGCGCCCGCCGCGACGCCGTTAAAGTCTCCCTCGATACCCACGAATCGAGTGACCGATTCGACCACGGTATCGGTCTCGTCGAAGCCAAACAGTGGGACGCCGACTTCAGCGCCCGCGTTAACGACCAGCGTCCCTACCGGAACGCTTCCCACCAGATCAAACACCACCTCGAACGCACGCCCGAAAATATTCAGTGGGGGATCCTCACGAACGGGCGCAAGTGGCGTCTCTACGGGACCAACGACTACGAGACCCAGACGTACTACGAGGTCGACCTCCCCGAACTCCTCGAGCGCGGCGATCTCAAGGCGTTCAAATACTTCTACACGTTCTTCCGGCCGGCAGCCTTCCACGAACGTGGGGGAACCACGTTCCTCGACGACGTCTGGTCCGAAAGCGAGACCGCCGCCCAGCAGCTCGGCGCAGACTTACAGGACAACGTCTTCACCGCACTGCGCGTCCTCGGGAAGGGCTTTATCGAGACGAACGATCTAGCCCTTGATCCCGACGGCGACGGCCGCAACGAACTCAAAGAACAGTCGCTCGTCTTGCTCTACCGGCTCATATTCTTGCTGTACGCCGAATCTCGCGGGTTGATCCATCCCGAGAATCAGGCGGCCGTCGACGAGTACGAACAGAACTTCAGCCTCGACGCGCTCCGCCTCGAGATTCACGACGAGATCGGCGAGGTCGACGACGGCTTCGACGACGTCTACAGCGAGCACTCGACGACGATGTGGCACCGTCTCGAGAACCTCTTCCGGCTGATCGACGAGGGTGAGGAATCACTGGGCATCCCACCGTACAACGGCGGCCTGTTTAACCAAGAGACACACAGCTTTCTGACCGACCACGAGATCAGCGACCAGTATCTCGCCGAAGTGATCTACCGCGTTTCGACGACCGAGAACGACGACGGGCGGTACGTGCTGGCTGACTATGCGGACCTCGACACGCGCCACCTCGGAAGCGTCTACGAGGGCCTGCTCGAACATCAGTTCCGGATCGCGCCCGAAGAGTACGCCGCCGTCGAGGCTGACGGCGGCCAGGTTTGGCGGCCGGCCACGGAGGTGGCGGTCGCCGACGCGGTTGAGACGGTCGAGGAGGGCGACCTCTACGTCGTCAACGACGAGGGCGAGCGCAAGGCCACAGGCGCGTACTACACGCCCGACTACGTCGTGACGTACATCGTCGAGGAGACGGTCGGGCCCCTCGTCGACGAGATCCGGGCAGATCTCGAAGAGCAGGGCTTCGAGCCGGGATCGTACGAGTACCTCGGGGCGTTCTACCGGCGCGTGACGAACTTGAATGTGCTCGATCCTGCGATGGGCAGCGGCCACTTCCTCACGCGGGCGACGGAATACCTCTCTCGGCAGGTGATGGACGAAGTGCTCGACGTGGAGGAGGCGACTGCCTTCGACGAGCATCACGTACGCCGGGAGATTGCCAAGGAATGCATCTATGGGCTCGATCTCAATGGGATGGCAGTCGAACTCGCGAAGCTCTCGATGTGGCTCGAGACGCTCGCTGCCGACCACCCCCTGGCATTCCTCGATCACCACCTCAAAACGGGGAACTCGCTGGTCGGCTCGGACGTCACCACCGTCCTCGCGAAGGATGCGGAGGCAAACGGCGGCCAACTCACCCTCCAGCAGTCGTCCGCCCACGTCCGCGAACGGACCCCCGATTACGTCATGGACCTGATGCAGGAACTCCTGAAGATCGACAACGAGACGCTCGAGGACGTCAAGTCGATGGAGGAACTCTACGAGGACGTCCGCAGTGACGCGTTCTACCAGCGGCTGTTTGAACTGACGAACGTCCACACCGCCGAGCAGTTCGGTCTCGACGTTCCGGAAGGTGCGTACGAACAGATGGCTCAGGTGATCGACGACGAGACGGCGTGGGCCGAGGTGAGCGAGGAAGACTGGTTTACAACAGCCCAGGCGATGAGCGAGCAGGAGTCCTTTTTCCACTGGGAACTCGAGTTTCCGGAGGTCTTCTTCACTATCGATGGCGAGAAGCTCGAGGACGGTGGGTTCGATGCGGTGATCGGGAACCCACCGTGGGTCATTCTGTCGGATGATCTCCAGCGAGCGTATCTGTGGAGGGAGTACGACTACCAATCTGGACAACCAGATCTGTATCGGTTCTTCATCGAGAAGTGCAGTGATCTTTCCCAATACCGGTATGGGCTGATAACGCCGTCTTCGTGGCTACGTATTCCAGCCGCGACGGCACTTCGCGAGTCACTCATTACCCCACAGCTTCTCGAATCGGTTGCGAAGGTACCATCGGATGCATTCCCTGAGGTTGCGGCGAATATGGTCACGTTTGTCGCCACTCTGACGGAGACTCAAGAGGCAATACGGGTCGATAGTCTCGACGACTCGAACCCGCCGAGTACTGATCACTGGATCAGCTATCCCACCCACATTGCAGACGAGTACCGGATACCCTTAGCGCACGGCGGATCGAGTGAATTGGCTATCGTCGAGAAAATGGGCGACTCCGGTGTGACACTCGGAGACATTGGGACGTCCACCGTCGGATATCAGTTGTACCACACCGATATTCATTCTGCGGACACTATCCAAGACGAAAGTCACCACTCCGATACACCAGTGGACGATGACTTCGTTCCCGAAATCCGGGCCGGGTCACTGTATCGGTTTTACGTCGACCCAGAGCCTGACGGGTATGTTGATCTCTCAGCGGAGTTCTTCAGAATCCCCCCGGAGACGTACCGGGATGGAGACCGCATACTCGTTCGCGAAGTTCCAGGTCCCGACGGAATTGTCTCTGCGCAGACCTCGGACGAACTGCTCTTCCCGAAGTCCGTCATCTCTCTCGTGACGGACTCCTCGGTCTCAACGCGATATCTCACCGCGTTACTGAATAGCAATCTCTTGGCCTTCGAGTTTCTTGTGACTGGCGAGAAGTCATCGCAGGACCTGTTCCCCCGGATTTCGGGATCGGCTCTTCAGAGACTCTCAATCCATGACACGCCAGCGTCTGTGTTCCTTCAGGAACAGACCCCAATCCGAGCAGCATTATCCGATCTCCAGGAGAGAACCGATCTTGACGACGGAATCTGTGATGACCCCATCGAGACAATCTTGGAAGCACTCTCAGCAGTCATGAAGCGGTGTGGGACCGAACGGCAGACGGTAAACTGCTCGCTGCTCGACTATCTCGGCACGTATGCCGACGGTCACTCCCTCTCCGAGGTCGGCCTCGTCCAACCGCCTGAAGGCGCTACCGACTCGAGCCTCACTGAGACGGCAGAAGACCGCGACAATCTCCGTATCGGCGACGTCAAGCTTCTCCGCGAATCGCCTACGAGCGTCGAAATTCGCCTCACTGTCCGCTACAAGCCGGACACCGAGGACGTCCACGAGACCGACCAGTGGGGGTATACCGAGACCGATTTCGAACCTGCGCTTCGCATTTCGGACCTCACCGAGACGGAGGCCGACCTGATCGAGGCGTTCGTCCCGGTGGCCGTCGACGAGGCGGGTGGCTTCGCGAACTTCCGTGAGACCGCCACCACGACGATGTCGCCACTCGACCGCCTCCGGACGCTCACGCTACCCGCCGTAGACGATGTCCGAGACGGGCTCGAAAGCTATCGCAAGACGACAGCCCGTGCGGCGGAACTGGAGACGACAATGGAACGTACCAACGAACTGATCGACCAAATCGTCTACGAGTTGTACGGGCTGACCGACGAGGAAATCGCAATCGTGGAAGAGGCCGTTGGGGACTGA
- a CDS encoding DEAD/DEAH box helicase: MTDGDVAAFTHLGATVRGALSERGFSTPTAPQRLAIPPLSAGEDTLVIAPTGSGKTETAMLPVFDHLVADPPEGFGALYITPLRALNRDMRDRLEWWGEYLDLEVDVRHGDTSQYQRGKQAENPPDVLVTTPETLQAMLTGERLREALSDVSHVVIDEVHELAASKRGAQLAIGLERLRDLADGFQRIGLSATVGDPEEVGNFLTGGRPCIIREIDVGSNVEVVVREPEVTPEDEELSGTLVTDAETASHVRLIRDLVETHESTLIFVNTRQTAEALGSRFGELDLPIGVHHGSLSKEARIDVEDRFKAGELDALLCTSSMELGIDVGRIDHVIQYQSPRQVSRLLQRIGRAGHRRDEVSRGTIVTTRPDDTFEAIAIARRARAGEVVPAEIHEGSLDVVANQIPGLIKSRGATFVETAYETVTRAYPFRDLDPETFREVCSELHRNRIVWFDEGEDRLETTGGTWQYVYANLSMIPDESTYQVKDIASGGRIGTLDEQFVVNFAAPGEIFVQRGEMWRIAEIDDDDGVVKVSPVENPAGEIPSWVGQEIPVPQPVAGEVGEIRGVTEPQLDAGADAGAVARDLATRYPADETTLERACEQLERQVEAGAPIPAADRLLLEREGRTAVLHAPFGHKANETLGRVLSALLGQQSGSSVGLEVDPYRIELELPTAIATSDVLEVLETTDPDHVETIVELGLKRSDALAFRLSQVSTKFGALKRWQGSGRFSAERLLAALEDTPMYDEAVREVFHEDLDVDAAGRILAEIQSGALEIETVRGRTPVGRGGRSSGKELLAPENADADVIETVRERIRNDRIILACTHCKEWTARTKVKRVRDQPECPDCGSTRIAALNPWADEVVDAIQAAERDDEQREMTERAYRAASLVQSHGKQAVIAMAARGVGPHNAAQIINKLREDETEFYRDILAKERQYARTQSFWD; this comes from the coding sequence ATGACTGACGGCGACGTCGCGGCGTTTACACACCTCGGAGCGACGGTTCGCGGGGCGCTCTCCGAGCGGGGCTTCTCGACGCCGACGGCGCCACAGCGACTCGCGATCCCGCCGCTGTCGGCGGGCGAGGACACGCTCGTCATTGCCCCCACGGGGAGTGGCAAGACTGAAACTGCGATGCTACCCGTCTTCGACCACCTCGTCGCTGACCCACCGGAGGGGTTCGGCGCCCTCTACATCACGCCGCTTCGGGCGTTAAACCGCGACATGCGCGACCGCTTAGAGTGGTGGGGCGAGTACTTAGATCTCGAGGTCGACGTCCGCCACGGCGACACCAGCCAGTACCAGCGGGGCAAGCAAGCCGAGAACCCACCGGACGTCCTCGTCACGACGCCAGAGACGCTACAAGCGATGCTTACCGGCGAGCGCCTGCGCGAAGCCCTGTCGGACGTCTCCCACGTGGTAATCGACGAGGTCCACGAGCTTGCGGCCTCCAAACGCGGTGCCCAGCTCGCGATCGGCCTCGAGCGACTGCGGGATCTGGCCGACGGTTTCCAGCGAATCGGTCTCTCGGCGACCGTCGGGGATCCCGAGGAGGTGGGCAACTTCCTCACCGGCGGTCGCCCGTGTATCATCCGCGAGATCGACGTGGGGAGCAACGTCGAGGTGGTGGTCCGCGAACCCGAGGTCACGCCGGAGGACGAGGAGCTCTCCGGGACGCTCGTGACCGACGCCGAGACGGCGAGTCACGTCCGGCTGATTCGGGACCTCGTGGAGACCCACGAGTCGACGCTGATATTCGTCAACACGCGCCAGACCGCAGAAGCTCTCGGCTCACGCTTTGGCGAACTCGACCTGCCGATCGGGGTCCACCACGGCTCGCTCTCGAAGGAGGCTCGGATCGACGTCGAGGATCGGTTCAAAGCCGGCGAGCTGGACGCACTCCTCTGTACCTCCTCGATGGAGCTCGGGATCGACGTCGGCCGGATCGACCACGTGATCCAGTACCAGAGCCCGCGGCAGGTCTCGCGGCTGCTCCAGCGGATCGGCCGGGCCGGCCACCGCCGGGACGAGGTCTCGCGCGGAACGATCGTGACCACGCGACCGGACGACACGTTCGAAGCGATCGCGATCGCCCGCCGTGCCCGCGCCGGCGAGGTCGTGCCGGCCGAGATCCACGAAGGGAGCCTCGACGTGGTCGCCAACCAGATTCCAGGACTCATCAAGAGCCGCGGCGCCACGTTCGTCGAGACCGCTTACGAGACGGTGACGCGAGCCTATCCATTCAGAGATCTCGACCCGGAGACGTTCCGCGAGGTGTGCTCGGAGCTTCACCGCAACCGCATCGTCTGGTTCGACGAGGGCGAGGACCGCCTCGAGACGACCGGTGGCACCTGGCAGTACGTCTACGCGAACCTCTCGATGATCCCTGACGAGTCGACCTACCAAGTGAAAGATATCGCCTCGGGGGGCCGGATCGGCACCTTGGACGAGCAGTTCGTCGTCAACTTCGCCGCGCCCGGCGAGATCTTCGTCCAGCGCGGAGAGATGTGGCGCATCGCCGAGATCGACGACGACGACGGCGTCGTGAAGGTCAGCCCCGTCGAAAACCCAGCCGGCGAGATTCCCTCCTGGGTCGGCCAGGAGATCCCCGTTCCCCAGCCGGTCGCCGGCGAGGTCGGCGAGATCCGCGGCGTCACGGAGCCCCAGCTCGACGCCGGGGCCGACGCCGGGGCCGTCGCCCGCGACCTCGCGACCCGCTACCCGGCCGACGAGACGACCCTCGAACGCGCCTGCGAACAACTCGAGCGCCAGGTCGAAGCCGGCGCGCCGATCCCGGCCGCAGACCGACTTCTCCTCGAACGCGAGGGGCGGACCGCCGTGCTCCACGCCCCGTTCGGTCACAAGGCGAACGAGACGCTCGGGCGCGTGCTCTCTGCGCTTCTCGGCCAGCAAAGCGGTTCGAGCGTCGGTCTCGAGGTCGACCCCTACCGCATCGAACTCGAGCTCCCGACCGCGATCGCAACCAGCGACGTACTCGAGGTGCTCGAGACGACCGATCCAGACCACGTCGAGACGATCGTCGAACTCGGGCTCAAGCGCTCTGACGCCCTCGCCTTCCGTCTCTCGCAGGTCTCGACGAAGTTTGGTGCGTTAAAACGCTGGCAGGGGTCGGGTCGCTTCTCCGCCGAGCGACTGCTCGCGGCCTTAGAGGACACCCCAATGTACGACGAGGCGGTCCGCGAGGTGTTCCACGAGGATCTGGACGTCGACGCCGCGGGACGGATCCTCGCAGAGATCCAGTCGGGCGCACTCGAGATCGAGACTGTCCGCGGTCGAACCCCGGTCGGCCGCGGCGGGCGCTCCTCGGGCAAGGAACTGCTCGCACCGGAGAACGCGGACGCGGACGTCATCGAGACGGTCCGCGAGCGGATTCGGAACGATCGGATCATCCTCGCCTGCACCCACTGCAAGGAGTGGACGGCCCGGACGAAGGTCAAACGCGTCCGCGACCAGCCCGAGTGTCCCGACTGCGGCTCGACCCGCATCGCGGCGCTGAATCCGTGGGCCGACGAGGTCGTCGACGCAATTCAGGCCGCCGAGCGCGACGACGAGCAGCGGGAGATGACCGAGCGGGCCTACCGAGCCGCGAGTCTGGTCCAGAGCCACGGCAAGCAGGCGGTGATCGCGATGGCCGCCCGCGGCGTCGGCCCACACAACGCCGCCCAAATCATCAATAAGCTCCGTGAGGACGAAACCGAGTTCTACCGCGACATTTTGGCAAAAGAGCGCCAGTACGCCCGAACGCAGTCGTTCTGGGACTGA
- a CDS encoding stage II sporulation protein M, with amino-acid sequence MRLSHALSSVARALRSPGEILPFYVLGMAVPVIVRTLPFLALGVVWLYLEASGRLDRLREELAALETQPPDPEADPDAFFDWTQDVAGVFEIVFTPGVVGVLALSVLAAVLVGVGIYAVVAAGQIAACFGQLRAQQGLLAGVVGARRFWLSFLGLLLLELFLWIAVTAVLGIGAAIVAGLLVLATDSALLAAPVVLLAALFWIAAAIGIRALFAFAPVAVVVDDSGVFASLSASFRFIRANPVDALFYYVVALLGVIGVGGLLSALTFLGVGSLGSLLSALLVLPALDLLKTTLYGAHRGTIGVPPAPESRLRSQFVGGIRHGVGEMVTFVRSTPGIHGFVAAVGIGTFVLGWIAAAPLAEVFEASIAQRIEDIIPPQAALEFFGNNWTVALTTAFGGLAFAIPAVVSIAFNGVVIGATARLEVEPIELLAFVIPHGIFEIPAIFIAGAVGVYLGIVGWRAVRGRADAATLADALGRSFWVLVGVGVVLAVAGFIEGFVSPYYYQPFL; translated from the coding sequence ATGCGTCTCTCTCACGCCCTCTCGTCGGTCGCCCGCGCGCTTCGATCGCCCGGCGAGATTCTGCCGTTTTACGTACTCGGCATGGCGGTGCCGGTCATCGTACGCACCCTCCCATTTCTCGCCCTCGGCGTCGTCTGGCTCTATCTCGAAGCGTCGGGTCGCCTCGACCGGCTGCGAGAAGAACTCGCCGCACTCGAGACGCAACCGCCGGATCCAGAGGCAGACCCGGACGCGTTTTTCGACTGGACGCAGGACGTGGCTGGCGTCTTCGAGATCGTGTTCACGCCGGGAGTCGTCGGCGTGCTTGCACTCTCGGTGCTCGCTGCCGTCCTCGTCGGCGTGGGCATCTACGCCGTCGTCGCGGCCGGTCAGATCGCAGCCTGTTTCGGGCAGCTTCGGGCCCAGCAGGGCCTGCTCGCCGGCGTCGTCGGTGCGCGCCGGTTCTGGCTTTCGTTTCTCGGACTCCTCTTGCTGGAGCTGTTCCTCTGGATTGCGGTGACTGCCGTCCTCGGGATCGGCGCCGCGATCGTCGCCGGCCTCCTCGTGCTCGCCACCGATTCGGCACTGCTCGCGGCGCCCGTGGTTCTCCTCGCCGCCCTGTTCTGGATCGCCGCCGCGATAGGCATCCGCGCCCTGTTCGCGTTCGCCCCGGTTGCCGTCGTCGTCGACGACAGCGGAGTCTTCGCCTCCCTCTCGGCGAGTTTCCGGTTCATCCGGGCCAACCCGGTCGACGCGCTGTTTTATTACGTCGTCGCGCTGCTCGGGGTCATCGGAGTCGGCGGCCTGCTCTCGGCACTGACATTTCTCGGCGTCGGCAGTCTCGGATCGCTGCTCTCGGCGCTTCTCGTCCTGCCCGCACTTGACCTCCTGAAGACTACCCTCTATGGCGCCCACCGGGGAACGATCGGAGTTCCGCCGGCTCCCGAGTCGCGGCTGCGATCGCAGTTCGTCGGCGGAATTCGTCACGGAGTAGGCGAGATGGTGACGTTCGTGCGTTCCACCCCCGGAATTCACGGCTTCGTCGCCGCCGTCGGGATCGGCACCTTCGTCCTCGGCTGGATCGCCGCAGCGCCGCTGGCCGAGGTCTTCGAGGCGTCGATCGCCCAGCGAATCGAGGACATTATTCCCCCACAGGCCGCCCTCGAATTCTTCGGGAACAACTGGACCGTTGCCCTGACGACTGCCTTCGGCGGTCTCGCCTTCGCGATTCCGGCCGTGGTCTCGATCGCGTTTAACGGGGTCGTCATCGGTGCCACCGCCCGCCTCGAAGTCGAGCCGATCGAGCTGCTCGCGTTCGTCATCCCACACGGGATCTTCGAGATTCCGGCGATCTTCATCGCCGGGGCTGTCGGCGTCTACCTCGGGATCGTCGGCTGGCGCGCCGTCCGCGGACGTGCTGACGCGGCCACACTCGCCGACGCTCTGGGTCGGTCGTTCTGGGTCCTCGTCGGGGTTGGCGTCGTGCTCGCGGTCGCAGGATTTATCGAGGGATTCGTCAGCCCGTACTACTACCAGCCGTTCCTCTGA